In Peromyscus maniculatus bairdii isolate BWxNUB_F1_BW_parent chromosome 21, HU_Pman_BW_mat_3.1, whole genome shotgun sequence, one DNA window encodes the following:
- the LOC102909900 gene encoding olfactory receptor 2J3, giving the protein MEKINASSEGYFILLGFSKWPHLEVVLFVVILIFYLATLAGNFFIIILSHLDSHLHTPMYFFLSNLSALDICYTTSSVPQLLFNLWGPEKTISYAGCMLQLYFVLALGTTECVLLVVMSYDRYAAVCKPLHYSVVMNPRFCHMLAASSWVCGFMDSALHSLFTFWVPLCGHNQVDHFFCEVPALLQLSCVDTQANEMTLLVASSIFVLIPLILIFTSYGAIAQAVLRMHANTGFQKAFGTCGAHLMVVCLFFIPAMCIYLQPPTENSQDQAKFIALFYTVVTPSLNPLIYTLRNKDVRGAVRRLMGQ; this is encoded by the coding sequence ATGGAAAAAATCAATGCAAGTTCTGAAGGGTACTTCATTCTTCTGGGTTTTTCTAAATGGCCTCACCTGGAGGTAGTACTCTTTGTGGTGATCTTGATATTCTACTTGGCAACACTGGCAGGTaacttcttcatcatcatcctaTCACACTTAGACTCCCacctgcacacacccatgtacttctttctGTCAAATCTCTCAGCTCTGGATATCTGCTATACCACTAGTTCTGTCCCTCAACTGCTATTCAACCTCTGGGGTCCAGAGAAGACGATATCTTATGCTGGTTGCATGCTCCAACTCTACTTTGTCCTTGCTCTGGGTACCACAGAGTGTGTTCTTTTGGTGGTGATGTCCTATGACCGCTATGCGGCTGTGTGTAAACCCTTGCATTATTCTGTTGTCATGAATCCTCGTTTCTGTCACATGCTAGCAGCATCCTCCTGGGTATGTGGCTTTATGGACTCAGCACTTCATTCTCTCTTCACTTTCTGGGTACCTTTGTGTGGACATAACCAAGTAGATCACTTCTTTTGTGAAGTCCCAGCACTGCTCCAGTTATCCTGTGTTGATACTCAAGCTAATGAGATGACTCTACTGGTTGCAagctctatttttgttttaatccCACTCATTCTCATTTTCACTTCCTATGGTGCTATTGCTCAAGCTGTCCTAAGGATGCACGCAAACACAGGATTTCAGAAAGCATTTGGGACATGTGGAGCCCACCTTATGGTTGTATGCCTCTTTTTCATTCCAGCCATGTGCATTTACCTTCAGCCTCcaacagaaaattctcaagatCAAGCCAAGTTCATTGCCCTCTTCTACACTGTTGTCACCCCTAGTCTGAACCCTCTCATTTATACTCTAAGAAACAAAGATGTCAGAGGAGCAGTAAGGAGGCTAATGGGTCAGTAG